In Dryobates pubescens isolate bDryPub1 chromosome 15, bDryPub1.pri, whole genome shotgun sequence, the following proteins share a genomic window:
- the WBP11 gene encoding WW domain-binding protein 11 — MGRRSTSSTKSGKFMNPTDQARKEARKRELKKNKKQRMMVRAAVLKMKDPKQIIRDMEKLDEMEFNPVQQPQLNEKVLKDKRKKLRETFERILRLYEKENPDIYKELRKLEVEYEQKRSQLSQYFDAVKNAQHVEVESIPLPDMPHAPSNILIQDIPLPGAQPPSILKKTSAYGPPVRSISVLPPPGLGVPRLPPGRKPPGPPPGPPPPQVLQMYGRKVGFTLEMAPRRREEEVSYSSEAGQRGHDDDMSSTSEDEGYPEDMDQDKHDESSDDSDSDRSDADSEGEDFLHRDNDKEREGGEEKKSGHSVRFADMPGKSRKKKKNMKELTPLQAMMLRMAGQEIPEEGREVEEYSEEEEEEEEDSESEETSQQQQQQQQLSEEALAETGSSTTTSQTQQQQPPPQAVPPTQIQAPPMPGPPPLGPPPAPPLRPPGPPTGLPPGPPPGAPPFLRPPGLPGLRGPLPRLLPPGPPPGRPPGPPPGPPPGLPPGPPPRGPPPRLPPPAPPGIPPPRPGMLRPPLVPPLGPAPPGLFPPAPIPNPGVLSAPPSLIQRPKADDTSAATIEKKATATISAKPQITNPKAEITRFVPTALRVRRENKGAAAASQRKQDDEPALPLTKAAPKAGSSAPISVQTKDDVYEAFMKEMEGLL; from the exons atggGGCGGAGATCTACATCATCCACCAAGAGTGGGAAGTTTATGAATCCCACGGATCAGGCCC GGAAGGAAGCTCGGAAAAGGGAACTAAAGAAG AACAAAAAACAACGTATGATGGTACGAGCAGCAGTACTGAAAATGAAAGATCCAAAGCAGATTATCCGGGACATGGAGAAATTGGATGAGATGG AGTTTAACCCAgtacagcagccacagctcaatGAGAAGGTCCTAAAGGACAAGCGCAAGAAGCTGCGGGAGACTTTCGAGCGCATCTTGCGGCTCTACGAGAAGGAGAACCCTGACATCTACAAAGAGCTGCGCAAGTTGGAGGTGGAGTATGAGCAGAAGAGGTCACAGCTCAGCCAGTACTTCGATGCTGTCAAG AATGCTCAGCATGTCGAAGTGGAAAGTATCCCCTTACCAGATATGCCACATGCTCCCTCCAACATCCTCATACAGGACATTCCCCTTCCAGGGGCTCAACCACCTTCTATCCTCAAGAAGACATCAGCTTATgg ACCACCAGTTCGTTCCATTTCTGTACTTCCTCCTCCTGGGCTTGGTGTTCCACGTTTACCTCCAGGTAGGAAGCCCCCTGGCCCTCCTCCAGGGCCACCTCCACCTCAAGTCCTACAGATGTATGGCCGGAAAGTGGGTTTCACCTTGGAGATGGCTCCTCGAAGGCGAGAGGAGGAGGTTTCTTACAGTTCTGAAGCAG GCCAGCGAGGGCATGACGATGACATGTCCAGTACCAGTGAAGATGAAGGTTATCCTGAGGATATGGATCAAGACAAGCATGATGAGAGCAGTGATGACAGTGACAGCGACAGGTCGGATGCAGACAGTGAAGGCGAGGACTTCCTGCATCGTGATAATGACAAGGAGAGGGAAGGTGgtgaagaaaagaaatcag GTCATAGTGTGAGGTTTGCAGACATGCCTGGGAAGTCacggaagaagaaaaagaacatgAAAGAACTGACTCCGCTCCAGGCCATGATGTTACGAATGGCAG GTCAGGAAATCccagaagaagggagggaggtggaggaatattcagaagaagaggaggaggaggaagaggactCAGAATCTGAAGAAACAtcacaacaacagcagcagcagcagcaactcagTGAGGAAGCTCTTGCAGAAACTGGGTCATCAACTACAACTTCACagacacaacagcagcagccacctccaCAGGCTGTTCCTCCAACTCAGATACAGGCACCTCCTATGCCTGGGCCACCTCCACTAGgaccacctccagctcctccactgAGGCCCCCAGGCCCACCCACTGGTCTTCCTCCTGGCCCTCCACCAG GAGCTCCTCCGTTCCTGAGACCTCCTGGCTTACCAGGACTGCGTGGGCCTTTACCTCGACTTCTGCCACCAGGCCCTCCACCTGGGCGACCACCTGGCCCTCCTCCAGGTCCCCCACCAGGTCTGCCCCCAGGTCCTCCTCCACGTGGGCCTCCTCCTcgcctgccccctcctgccccaccag GTATCCCTCCTCCTCGCCCGGGCATGTTACGGCCACCTCTGGTGCCTCCATTAGGACCTGCCCCACCTGGGCTCTTCCCACCAGCTCCTATTCCAAATCCTGGGGTGCTGAGTGCACCACCAAGCTTGATTCAGCGCCCCAAGGCGGATGACACCAGTGCAGCCACCATTGAGAAGAAAGCCACGGCCACGATCAGCGCCAAGCCACAGATCACTAACCCCAAGGCAGAGATCACTCGCTTCGTGCCCACTGCCCTGCGAGTGCGCCGGGAGAAcaaaggggctgcagctgcctcccagAGAAAACAGGATGATGAGCCTGCTCTCCCATTAACCAAAGCTGCCCCTAAGGCTGGATCATCTGCCCCTATCTCTGTACAGACAAAGGATGATGTGTATGAAGCCTTCATGAAGGAAATGGAAGGTCTCCTGTGA